One segment of Drosophila mauritiana strain mau12 chromosome 3R, ASM438214v1, whole genome shotgun sequence DNA contains the following:
- the LOC117142498 gene encoding neuropeptide F — MCQTMRCILVACVALALLAAGCRVEASNSRPPRKNDVNTMADAYKFLQDLDTYYGDRARVRFGKRGSLMEILRNHEMDNINLGKNVNNGGELVRGFNEEDIF, encoded by the exons ATGTGCCAAACAATGCGTTGCATCCTGGTTGCCTGTGTGGCCCTCGCTCTCCTCGCCGCCGGCTGTCGAGTTGAGGCGTCCAACTCCAGACCCCCACGGAAGAACGATGTCAACACCATGGCCGATGCCTATAAGTTCCTGCAGGATCTGGACACCTACTACGGGGACAGAGCCCGCGTTCGGTTCGGAAAGCGCGGATCGCTGATGGAAATCCTGAGGAATCACGAGATGGACAACATAAATCTGGGAAAAAATGTTAACAACGGAGGAGAATTG GTGCGCGGTTTTAATGAGGAGGATATATTCTAA
- the LOC117142494 gene encoding uncharacterized protein K02A2.6-like: MTDSVIKPFLCEVIDKAILRNEWEKWLRAFTIYLEAEGIVTEKQKRSKLLLLGGVQLQSVVFSLPGALVEPCDGNKEDIYKILIDHLNKHFSPKQNSTFERHLFRSLTPLDTESFGDFLLRLRQQMQRCAFGSSKAEIEDICLKDKIIDVWAPLDLKKRLLGKENSLEEVIEVCQVEEQINKESKEMTSRPSAEPICKIAHRGFKQSGECPRCGKFGHTHNDPSCPARNVTCNKCSKPGHYARKCQTNLNSRFPKSQRNNLKRPRTYIRSVEEEATSSKLKKGEAHCFRVSSEDEEEFIRCRVGGREIPLIIDSGCKFNLISHADWSLLVKRKATVFNVRTHTEKQFRAYASNKLLRVMCIFEAPISVEPGAEGIASFYVIENGEQSLLGRDTAIELKVLRLGRNINRIEEIEPFPSWKNIEVRLSIDYDVKPVQQPVRRIPAALEDKVMEKLGEALSRDIIEPVKGPSAWISPIVLAFKENGDIRLCVDMRLANKAILRENYPLPTFDCFMTRLKEAKFFARLDLKDAYHQVALDESSREITTFITPRGLFRYKRLMFGVNSAPEIFQRLLEQMLSTVPNAMNFIDDIIIFGATDLEIDSAVKEVCEIFQENNVLLNKEKCIWKTRKLKFLGHILSDKGIEVDPEKIDVIRSFRDPKNKEETRSFLGLVTYVGKFIPDLASHTDPLRKLLKTENKFTWGEAEKNAFNNLKNLLSKVPKLSYFDPKHRTRVIADASPVALGAVLLQFKVDNEPLIITFASKALSEVEKRYSQTEKESLALVWAVEKFYYFLAGLHFELVTDHKPLEAIFKPTSKPPARIERWLLRLQAYTFTVIYKSGKDNISDALSRLCQLSTVEPIDLRTEYSILRVVQSSIPKSMTISEIAESSKRDEEIMDAIGCLENDSWKPDSSVSFYPFRNELSAVGSLLLRGNRVVVPRSLRMKILELAHEGHPGETAMKRRLRSKVWWPQIDREAEKFVKACRDCCLVSQDIRPPPMDRNPFPTGPWIWVASDLLGPLPNNEYVLVFIDYFSRYMEHKFLKTISSTTLIEAMKEIFCRLGYPEYLRTDNGRQYVSEEFSNYCKACGIEQVRTPPYWPQANGEVENMNRALVKRLKIAYANGKNYKEEIQKFILMYNVTPHGTTGSAPTKLMFSRVIRDKIPGVGDIYEKTLDSEERDKDIIGKYKGKQAADKRRGAKEVDIEVGDKVLLKNVVFPNKLTSNFDKTEFTVLERHNNIVVIEGGGRKLTRNASHLKKVPASQTYPASCPTPQSDASLPESTPTSEVAVLQPTEGGLGIQPPLPPLKLKLVNKGGMWQPALPTTKHRESSDGTGANDRPAEE, from the coding sequence ATGACCGACAGTGTCATTAAACCGTTTCTGTGCGAGGTGATCGACAAGGCAATCCTCCGAAATGAATGGGAGAAGTGGTTGAGGGCATTTACAATATACCTCGAGGCCGAGGGCATTGTTACCGAGAAGCAGAAGAGGAGTAAGCTACTGCTTTTGGGAGGAGTCCAGCTACAGTCAGTAGTATTCTCCCTACCTGGTGCGCTAGTTGAGCCCTGCGACGGAAATAAAGAAGACATCTACAAAATCCTCATCGACCATCTAAATAAACACTTCTCACCAAAGCAGAACTCAACGTTTGAGAGACATCTATTCAGAAGTCTGACACCGTTGGACACAGAAAGCTTTGGGGATTTCTTGCTGCGACTCCGTCAACAAATGCAACGATGTGCATTTGGATCCTCAAAAGCGGAGATTGAGGATATATGTCTTAAGGATAAAATTATAGATGTGTGGGCACCTCTAGACCTCAAGAAAAGACTCCTGGGGAAGGAAAATTCACTAGAGGAAGTGATCGAAGTATGTCAGGTTGAGGAGCAGATCAACAAGGAATCAAAAGAAATGACATCAAGACCAAGTGCGGAACCCATCTGTAAAATTGCACATCGTGGTTTCAAGCAGAGTGGGGAATGCCCCAGATGTGGAAAATtcggacacacacacaatgaccCATCATGTCCGGCAAGAAATGTGACTTGCAATAAATGCTCGAAGCCTGGACACTATGCCAGGAAGTGCCAAACTAACCTGAACAGCCGATTCCCTAAGTCCCAAAGGAATAACCTAAAAAGGCCTCGCACGTACATACGATCTGTCGAAGAGGAGGCCACCAGCTCCAAACTGAAAAAGGGCGAGGCACATTGCTTTCGAGTGTCAAGCGAGGATGAAGAGGAGTTCATACGATGCCGAGTGGGAGGCCGCGAAATTCCTTTAATCATTGACTCGGGGTGCAAGTTTAACCTTATCAGCCACGCGGACTGGTCTCTGCTTGTGAAGAGAAAGGCCACAGTCTTTAACGTAAGAACCCATACAGAAAAGCAATTCCGAGCCTATGCCTCTAATAAATTACTTCGAGTAATGTGTATTTTCGAGGCCCCAATTTCCGTCGAGCCGGGTGCCGAAGGGATTGCTTCATTTTACGTGATTGAAAATGGAGAACAATCTCTGTTGGGCCGAGACACAGCTATCGAGTTAAAAGTCCTCCGACTGGGAAGAAACATTAACCGGATTGAAGAAATAGAGCCTTTTCCGAGTTGGAAAAACATTGAAGTAAGGCTCTCTATCGATTATGACGTAAAACCCGTTCAACAACCGGTGAGACGAATCCCGGCAGCGCTCGAGGACAAAGTCATGGAAAAACTGGGGGAAGCCCTGAGTCGAGATATAATTGAACCAGTCAAGGGTCCGAGTGCTTGGATATCTCCCATCGTGCTTGCGTTTAAGGAGAACGGGGACATCCGCTTATGTGTCGACATGCGACTGGCAAACAAAGCTATCCTACGGGAAAACTATCCATTACCAACTTTCGATTGCTTTATGACCAGACTCAAAGAGGCGAAATTCTTCGCACGCCTAGACCTCAAGGACGCCTATCACCAAGTGGCCCTTGATGAATCGAGCCGGGAGATAACAACGTTCATAACCCCAAGGGGACTTTTCCGCTATAAGCGTTTGATGTTTGGAGTTAATTCTGCTCCCGAAATTTTTCAACGCCTTCTGGAGCAGATGTTATCTACGGTACCTAACGCCATGAACTTCATCGATGACATAATCATTTTTGGCGCAACTGACCTCGAAATCGACAGCGCCGTAAAAGAAGTATGCGAGATATTCCAGGAAAATAATGTCCTACTGAATAAAGAGAAATGCATCTGGAAGACAAGGAAACTAAAATTCCTCGGACATATTTTATCCGACAAGGGAATAGAAGTCGACCCAGAGAAAATTGACGTCATCCGATCTTTCAGAGACCCGAAGAACAAAGAGGAAACACGGAGCTTCCTCGGTTTGGTAACCTACGTCGGAAAGTTCATTCCGGACCTTGCAAGTCACACAGATCCTCTAAGAAAACtgctgaaaactgaaaacaaattCACCTGGGGCGAAGCCGAGAAAAATGCTTTCAACAACCTTAAGAATCTCCTATCCAAGGTACCCAAACTATCATATTTCGATCCTAAACATCGAACTCGGGTGATTGCGGACGCTAGCCCGGTTGCCCTTGGGGCTGTCTTATTGCAATTCAAAGTCGACAACGAACCATTAATAATTACCTTTGCTAGCAAGGCCCTGTCGGAGGTGGAGAAACGCTACTCCCAAACGGAAAAGGAGAGCCTAGCACTGGTTTGGGCAGTGGAGAAATTTTATTACTTTCTGGCAGGCCTGCACTTCGAACTCGTAACCGATCACAAACCCTTGGAAGCCATTTTCAAACCAACATCCAAGCCCCCGGCCCGCATTGAAAGGTGGCTGCTGCGACTCCAGGCATATACGTTCACCGTTATCTATAAATCCGGAAAAGACAACATATCAGATGCGTTGTCTCGTCTCTGCCAACTATCTACGGTAGAACCAATCGATCTCAGGACGGAATACAGCATCCTACGCGTCGTACAGAGCTCCATCCCAAAATCTATGACAATCTCGGAAATAGCAGAATCTTCCAAGAGGGATGAAGAGATTATGGACGCAATCGGTTGCCTGGAAAACGACTCCTGGAAGCCTGATAGTTCAGTGAGCTTCTATCCGTTTCGTAACGAGCTGTCAGCGGTTGGCTCGCTCCTGTTGAGGGGAAACCGAGTAGTCGTGCCGAGATCTCTAAGAATGAAAATACTGGAGTTAGCCCACGAAGGTCATCCCGGCGAGACAGCAATGAAACGCCGCCTGCGGTCCAAAGTATGGTGGCCACAAATAGACCGAGAGGCAGAAAAGTTTGTCAAAGCTTGCAGAGATTGTTGCCTGGTATCTCAAGACATCCGACCACCGCCTATGGATAGAAATCCTTTTCCCACTGGCCCGTGGATTTGGGTAGCGTCGGATCTGCTAGGTCCGTTACCTAACAATGAATATGTTCTAGTCTTTATTGACTATTTTTCACGATATATGGAGCATAAGTTTCTTAAAACCATATCTTCAACGACCCTGATAGAGGCAATGAAAGAAATCTTTTGTAGACTGGGATATCCTGAGTACCTACGAACTGATAACGGACGCCAGTATGTAAGCGAGGAGTTTTCTAACTACTGCAAAGCGTGCGGCATTGAACAGGTTAGGACCCCACCGTATTGGCCGCAAGCAAACGGGGAAGTTGAGAACATGAACAGAGCCCTTGTGAAACGCCTAAAAATAGCATACGCAAATGGGAAAAACTACAAAGAGGAAATCCAAAAGTTTATTTTGATGTACAATGTAACCCCACATGGAACAACAGGGTCAGCGCCCACAAAGCTAATGTTCAGCAGAGTCATCCGTGACAAAATACCAGGCGTTGGGGATATCTACGAGAAAACCTTAGACTCTGAGGAAAGAGATAAAGACATTATTGGAAAATATAAGGGAAAGCAGGCAGCCGACAAAAGAAGAGGGGCAAAGGAAGTCGATATAGAAGTGGGCGACAAGGTACTTTTGAAAAACGTAGTGTTCCCAAACAAACTTACATCAAACTTCGACAAGACGGAATTTACGGTGTTAGAACGACACAATAACATTGTGGTGATCGAAGGGGGTGGTAGAAAACTAACAAGAAATGCCTCACATCTTAAGAAAGTCCCGGCTAGCCAGACGTATCCAGCCTCCTGCCCAACGCCGCAATCAGATGCCAGCCTACCGGAATCAACACCAACTTCAGAGGTCGCAGTACTTCAGCCCACAGAAGGAGGCCTCGGGATCCAGCCACCCCTGCCGCCATTAAAGCTAAAACTCGTCAATAAAGGAGGGATGTGGCAACCGGCATTGCCAACAACCAAGCATCGAGAGAGCAGCGACGGGACAGGCGCGAACGATCGCCCAGCAGAGGAGTGA
- the LOC117142496 gene encoding synaptic vesicle glycoprotein 2B isoform X2 — MLTIQETMGMGIIGPAAVCDLRMNEAQLASLTAAGFMGIICSSYFWGYITDKKGRRWTLLRTITISNLCSVASMFTVTFTGFFVMRFITCIFVAGPSFVAATYLSEFCSHRIMVRSITHLYMFTGFAMISCPAWATLFLSSGLIEFEEELMGSLTLRPWRVLGCLYILPGVVAFLLLLFLPESPKFLLMIGETKRGLDTMEWISRKNTGRTLSEDQVKRLLTYQEHVQVKRRKEHQNFFRSMLDDAMPLVRKPYGGYFTCVCMVMFVLGLLTHGLGIWYTAMRNRCNMRQGNTNGMTFCGVLFVPETGPFIETESDLDVVCSDSFKGFNDSFILGFVYVLLYNISWASLFCVHKKVMFVFSLVASSTFGFLLIFSTNQMLQLFSLVFLIAFPGIIIGLLGGSLLVFVPTYLRGKALCISLMWCRCGAAFGAMLVGSKIQYNCELFLLAISILPLIAACMEGYLPL; from the exons ATGCTCACCATCCAAGAAACAATGGGCATGGGTATTATTGGTCCGGCGGCCGTCTGCGACCTCCGCATGAATGAGGCACAGTTGGCCTCGCTAACAGCGGCCGGCTTTATGGGCATTATATGCTCCTCCTACTTCTGGGGCTACATCACTGACAAGAAAGGTCGTCGTTGGACGCTTTTGCGGACCATTACTATAAGCAACTTGTGTTCAGTGGCTTCCATGTTCACGGTAACATTCACTGGCTTCTTTGTGATGCGCTTCATCACATGTATTTT TGTGGCTGGACCCAGCTTCGTGGCAGCCACCTACCTAAGTGAGTTCTGTTCGCACCGGATTATGGTCCGTTCCATTACTCACTTGTACATGTTTACTGGCTTTGCCATGATCTCGTGCCCGGCGTGGGCTACACTCTTTCTCAGCTCGGGCCTAATAGAGTTTGAGGAGGAGTTGATGGGCTCCTTGACACTAAGACCTTGGCGGGTTTTGGGTTGTCTGTACATTCTGCCGGGCGTGGTTGCCTTTTTGCTGTTGCTCTTTTTGCCGGAAAGCCCCAAGTTTTTGCTCATGATTGGCGAGACGAAAAGAGGTTTAGATACTATGGAGTGGATTTCCCGAAAGAACACTGGACGTACTCTTAGCGAAGATCAAGTGAAACGTTTACTCACCTACCAGGAGCACGTTCAGGTCAAGCGGCGGAAGGAGCACCAGAACTTTTTTCGCTCCATGCTCGACGATGCGATGCCCCTCGTTCGGAAGCCCTATGGCGGTTATTTCACGTGCGTTTGCATGGTTATGTTCGTCCTAGGGCTGCT GACACACGGCCTGGGTATTTGGTATACGGCCATGCGAAACCGTTGTAATATGAGGCAAGGGAACACGAATGGCATGACCTTCTGCGGGGTACTTTTTGTTCCAGAAACGGGCCCGTTTATTGAAACTGAATCGGACTTGGACGTG GTCTGCAGTGACTCCTTTAAGGGCTTCAACGATTCCTTTATTCTGGGATTTGTCTATGTATTGCTGTACAACATATCCTGGGCATCGCTATTCTGCGTGCACAAGAAGGTGATGTTCGTCTTCTCCCTGGTGGCCTCCTCGACATTTGGATTCCTGCTTATATTTTCCACCAACCAAATGTTGCAGCTCTTTTCGCTCGTGTTCCTAATCGCTTTTCCCGGCATTATAATTGGGCTGCTCGGTGGTTCCCTATTGGTTTTCGTGCCCACCTACCTGCGCGGCAAGGCCCTCTGCATCAGCTTGATGTGGTGCAGATGCGGAGCGGCGTTTGGAGCCATGTTGGTGGGCTCCAAGATCCAGTACAACTGCGAACTCTTTCTGTTGGCGATCTCCATACTACCATTGA TTGCCGCTTGTATGGAGGGGTACTTGCCATTGTGA
- the LOC117142496 gene encoding synaptic vesicle glycoprotein 2B isoform X1 yields the protein MEHFDAVMEDIGFGRVHLFATLTLGLLQMLTIQETMGMGIIGPAAVCDLRMNEAQLASLTAAGFMGIICSSYFWGYITDKKGRRWTLLRTITISNLCSVASMFTVTFTGFFVMRFITCIFVAGPSFVAATYLSEFCSHRIMVRSITHLYMFTGFAMISCPAWATLFLSSGLIEFEEELMGSLTLRPWRVLGCLYILPGVVAFLLLLFLPESPKFLLMIGETKRGLDTMEWISRKNTGRTLSEDQVKRLLTYQEHVQVKRRKEHQNFFRSMLDDAMPLVRKPYGGYFTCVCMVMFVLGLLTHGLGIWYTAMRNRCNMRQGNTNGMTFCGVLFVPETGPFIETESDLDVVCSDSFKGFNDSFILGFVYVLLYNISWASLFCVHKKVMFVFSLVASSTFGFLLIFSTNQMLQLFSLVFLIAFPGIIIGLLGGSLLVFVPTYLRGKALCISLMWCRCGAAFGAMLVGSKIQYNCELFLLAISILPLIAACMEGYLPL from the exons ATGGAGCACTTTGATGCGGTGATGGAAGATATTG GTTTCGGAAGGGTCCATCTCTTTGCCACTCTGACGCTCGGTCTTCTGCAGATGCTCACCATCCAAGAAACAATGGGCATGGGTATTATTGGTCCGGCGGCCGTCTGCGACCTCCGCATGAATGAGGCACAGTTGGCCTCGCTAACAGCGGCCGGCTTTATGGGCATTATATGCTCCTCCTACTTCTGGGGCTACATCACTGACAAGAAAGGTCGTCGTTGGACGCTTTTGCGGACCATTACTATAAGCAACTTGTGTTCAGTGGCTTCCATGTTCACGGTAACATTCACTGGCTTCTTTGTGATGCGCTTCATCACATGTATTTT TGTGGCTGGACCCAGCTTCGTGGCAGCCACCTACCTAAGTGAGTTCTGTTCGCACCGGATTATGGTCCGTTCCATTACTCACTTGTACATGTTTACTGGCTTTGCCATGATCTCGTGCCCGGCGTGGGCTACACTCTTTCTCAGCTCGGGCCTAATAGAGTTTGAGGAGGAGTTGATGGGCTCCTTGACACTAAGACCTTGGCGGGTTTTGGGTTGTCTGTACATTCTGCCGGGCGTGGTTGCCTTTTTGCTGTTGCTCTTTTTGCCGGAAAGCCCCAAGTTTTTGCTCATGATTGGCGAGACGAAAAGAGGTTTAGATACTATGGAGTGGATTTCCCGAAAGAACACTGGACGTACTCTTAGCGAAGATCAAGTGAAACGTTTACTCACCTACCAGGAGCACGTTCAGGTCAAGCGGCGGAAGGAGCACCAGAACTTTTTTCGCTCCATGCTCGACGATGCGATGCCCCTCGTTCGGAAGCCCTATGGCGGTTATTTCACGTGCGTTTGCATGGTTATGTTCGTCCTAGGGCTGCT GACACACGGCCTGGGTATTTGGTATACGGCCATGCGAAACCGTTGTAATATGAGGCAAGGGAACACGAATGGCATGACCTTCTGCGGGGTACTTTTTGTTCCAGAAACGGGCCCGTTTATTGAAACTGAATCGGACTTGGACGTG GTCTGCAGTGACTCCTTTAAGGGCTTCAACGATTCCTTTATTCTGGGATTTGTCTATGTATTGCTGTACAACATATCCTGGGCATCGCTATTCTGCGTGCACAAGAAGGTGATGTTCGTCTTCTCCCTGGTGGCCTCCTCGACATTTGGATTCCTGCTTATATTTTCCACCAACCAAATGTTGCAGCTCTTTTCGCTCGTGTTCCTAATCGCTTTTCCCGGCATTATAATTGGGCTGCTCGGTGGTTCCCTATTGGTTTTCGTGCCCACCTACCTGCGCGGCAAGGCCCTCTGCATCAGCTTGATGTGGTGCAGATGCGGAGCGGCGTTTGGAGCCATGTTGGTGGGCTCCAAGATCCAGTACAACTGCGAACTCTTTCTGTTGGCGATCTCCATACTACCATTGA TTGCCGCTTGTATGGAGGGGTACTTGCCATTGTGA